A window of Aurantibacillus circumpalustris genomic DNA:
ACTAAAACGCAAATAATAAAACGCTATTTTCTTTTGAAACTGCTTTACAAATTCAACAACCAAAAAACTAAAGTAGAAGGCGATGATGACTTTTAAAAAACTCTTTTTTGTTTTATTTCTTTTTAGTTTCATTGTGAAATTTGAAGCGCAAATAACTTCCGCTAAGATTACCTACGAGCGTAAAACAAATCTTTATAAAAAATTTAAAAGCAAAGACTATGTGTTGCGTTGGATTAAGGAAGAAGATAAAATTAAGATTGATTATTTTGAATTATTTATTACTGACAGTTGCTCAGTTTTCAGACCTCAGGAAAATGAGCTGAAAGAAAATTACAGCTGGACAACAAGTAAGAATACAGTTTATCAATACCCCGATCAAAACAAACGCTATTTAATAAAAACTATGTGGGGAGAGGAATTACATTTGACCGATACGCTTAGAAAACGAGAATGGCATGTAACCGAAAGCACACGAAAAATAGCTGGATATGTTTGTAGAAAAGCTATCTGGCACGTCAACGATAGTACGCGAATTCATGCCTGGTTCAGCTACGACATCACTCCGTCTGCAGGTCCCGAAAGTTTTAATGGCCTTCCAGGAACAATTCTTGGCATTGCAAACGAAGATGGTGGTATTGTGTATTTCGCTAAAAAAATAGAAATCTTAAAACCCGAAGCAAAGCTATTTGTCCCGCCTAAAAAGAAAAAAATATATACCGTTACTGAATTAATAGCAGAACTTACCAAGCAATATGGCTACGAAGAATGGTTTAAAGACAACCTTGAAATGAACTTTGGTATTTGGTAATTCCAAACTAACTTTTAATTCACATTATGTATACACGCTCCGATGTTTCTAGTTTCTGATCTAGCTATGAGTGATTTTTTTGATTTTTTTACTCAATTCTATTTGGAATAATCGTTCCGAATACTTAATTTTGTTTTACAAAAATCACACATATGCCAAAAGTAAAACAATTCAACAAGGAAAAAGTTTTAGAGGTAGCCTCAACTATTTTCCACCAAAAAGGATATAATGGCACCTCCATTGATGAAATTCTAAAGGCCACTGGTCTTAGTCGGAGCAGTTTGTATGATTCCTTTAAGGATAAACACAATTTATATTTACAATCCCTTGAGTTTTATAAAAATGCTGAGAAAGACGGTTACGAAACTGTTAATCAAAAAAAACTTAACGGTATGCAAAAAATAGAATTTCTATTTAAGGAAGTCGTAAATCATTTAGTTGCACATCCTAATGACAATGGTTGTTTAATGGTGAATGCAGCAGCTGAAATGAGCAAACACTGCGAAAAAACCGCTAAACTGATTTGTAATAACAAAGAAGACATGCATGAGCTTTTTACAACTTGGTTAAACGAAGCACAGACAAGTAAGGTAATAAACCTTTCAAATGCACCTAAATCATACGCGCCATTTCTATTTAACTCCCTTTGTGGACTAAAAGTGCTTAGTCAAAGCGGTGCCACCAAAACCGAATTAAATAATGTAGTGAAAGTTACTTTAGATGCAATTGTTTAAAAATGTTGATTGACACACACACACATCTTTACGCTGAAGAATTTAATTCAGACCGAAAAAATCTAATTAACAACGCTATCTCAAATGGCGTTAAAGAATTTTACCTGCCAAATATTGACTCTACTTCTCTAGCTAGTATGCTTGAGGTTGAAGAACAAATGCCTGAGTGCTGTTTTGCAATGATGGGGTTACACCCCTGTTCAGTCAATGCAAACTATCAAACTGAGCTTTCATTAGTAAAAGAATGGCTTGCTAAAAGAAAATTTATTGCTGTAGGAGAAATTGGGATTGATTTATATTGGGACAAAACCTTCTTTGAGGAGCAAAAAACGGCGTTTAGAAAGCAAATTGAATGGGCTTTAGAATATAATTACCCAATTTCGATACATTGCAGGGAAGCATTTGACCCGATCTACGATATATTAATCTCTTATAAAACACGTCCAAAAGCCGTTTTTCATTGTTTTTCGGGTAATTTAGAGCAGGCTAACAAAATAATAGCCCTTGGAGGCTTCAAATTAGGAATTGGAGGCGTTATAACCTTTAAAAACTCAGGATTAGATAAGGTTATAGAGCAAATTTCGCTGGAGCACTTAGTTTTGGAAACTGATGCGCCTTATTTGGCTCCTATACCTTTTCGAGGAAAAAGAAATGAACCAGGTTATATTCTTGAAGTAGCCAAAAAAATAGCGGCCATTAAGGATGTTTCTATGACCGAAGTTGCAAAAATTACAAGTGAAAACGCTAAATATATCTTTCGTAATGGATAAATTGTTGAAAAACTACAGTTATTTTTCAAAAAAGTTTTGTTCACTAAAAAAAACTTCATACATTTGCACCCCCTAATTCGGGGAAAAGACTAAAATTTTTACAAAGTGGACGCATTAAGTTATAAAACAAAATTTGCCAACAAGGCTACAGCCAACAAAGAATGGTTGCTTGTTGACGCTGAAAATGAAGTAGTTGGACGTTTAGCAACCAAAGTTGCCATGTTGCTTCGTGGAAAACACAAACCAAGCTACACACCGCATGCAGATGCTGGTAGCAATGTAATTATCATTAATGCTGAGAAAGTACGCTTTACCGGTAAGAAATTTACTGATAAAGAATACATTCGTTATACAGGATATCAAGGTGGTCAGCGTTTTGCTACCCCAAAAGAAGTAATGGCTAAAAAACCTCAAGACATTTTATCACATGCTATTCATGGTATGTTACCAAAAGGTCGCTTAGGTAGAACCTTAAATACAAACATTCGTATTTTCGTTGGTACAGAGCATGGTCATGAGGCACAACAGCCTAAAAAAGTAGATTTAAGTAAAATAAAGTAATTATAAATTAAATGGAAGTAATTAACACATCTGGTCGCAGAAAAACTTCAGTTGCTCGTGCTTATGTAACAGCAGGTACGGGAAACATTGAGGTAAACGGAAGAGATTTCAAAGAATATTTCAAAACACCAACCCTACACTATTATGTAACACAATCTTTAATGGTTTCAAACCTTCGCGAGGCTTATGATGTTAAAGTTAATGTTGCCGGTGGTGGTATTACAGGTCAGGCACAAGCTATTCGTTTAGCAATTGCTAAAGCATTGGTTGAAATGAATGCAGATCTTAAAAAAGATCTTCGTGCAGCAGGTTTAATTACACGTGACCCGCGTATGGTTGAACGTAAAAAATTCGGTCAGAAAAAAGCTCGTGCTCGCTTCCAATTCAGCAAACGTTAATATTTTATTTAAAGAAAGAGAACATAAAAAATGTCAGCAAGAACATCATTTAACGAATTACTTGAATCAGGTGCACACTTTGGTCACCTTAAAAGCAAATGGAATCCAGCAATGGCTCCTTATATTTATGCCGAAAAAAACGGTATCCATATTATTGACTTAAACAAAACGGTTGCTAAGATTGACGAAGCAGCAGACGCCTTAAAACAAATCGCACGTTCTGGACGTAAAGTTTTATTTGTAGCTACTAAAAAACAAGCAAAAGATATAGTTGCCGAAAAAGTGAAATCAGTTAACATGCCTTATGTTACTGAGCGCTGGCCAGGTGGAATGTTGACTAACTTTGCTACAATCCGTAAATCGGTTCGTCGTATGAGTCAAATCGACAAAATGTTTGCTGATGGAACTTTCGCTAACGTTTCGAAACGTGAGCGTTTACAGTTTTCTCGTGAGCGTGCTAAATTAGAAACTCAATTTGGTTCAGTAGCAGATTTAACTCGTTTACCAGCTGCTTTATTTATTGTCGATATTACAAAAGAACACATCGCAGTTGCAGAAGCAAAACGTTTAAACATTCCAACATTTGCAATCGTTGATACTAACTCAAATCCAAATTTAGTTGACTTTGCAGTTCCTGCTAATGATGACGCTTCAACTTCTATCGCTTACATCATTGATTTAATGGTAAATGCAGTAAAAGAAGGTTTGTCTGATCGCAAGATGGATAAAGAAGCTAATGCTGAAGAAAACGACACTAAAGAATTAAGTGCTACTGAAGCTGAAGAATTAGCTGATGGCGCAATCATTAAAGGTGCAAAAGTTGAAGAAGAAGAAGGTGGGGCTAAAAAACCTCGTCGTAGAGTGGCAGCAAAAAAATAATTTTAATATAAATTTTTAAAAGCGGTCACTCTGGCAACAGGCTGACCGTTTTTTTTAGCCATGAAGCAGATCGAAGATCATTTCATGCAAAACAACAAGAAACAATAAACTAGAAATAATAAATAAAAATGGCAATTACAGCAGCAGAAGTAAACAAATTACGCCAGCAAACAGGTGCAGGCATGATGGATTGTAAAAAAGCATTAGAAGAAAGCAACGGCGATTTTGAAGCCGCTGTAGATTTTCTTCGTAAAAAAGGTGCAAAGGTAGCAGCTAACCGTGCAGACCGTGACGCAAAAGAAGGTGTAGTTTTAGCTAAAACCTCATCAGATAATAAAACAGGTGTTGTTATTAGCATTAACTGCGAAACAGATTTCGTAGCGCAAAATGCAGATTTTATTCAGTTCGCTGAAACAGTTGCTAATGTTGCTTTAACAAAACAACCAGCAACAGTTGAAGAACTTAAATCTTTGCCATACAACGATCAAATTACCATTGCTGAGAAGTTTTTGGAGCAAATTGGTAAGATCGGTGAGAAAATTGATATAGGATACTACAGTGTGGTTTCTGCTCCTCAAGTTGTAGGCTATATTCACCCAGGAAATCGTTTAGCGGTTGCTGTTGGTTTTAACAAAACTGTTACTCCGGAAATTGCTAAAAATATAGCTATGCAGGCAGCCGCAATGGCTCCAGTAGCTATTGATAAAGACGATGTAGATAAAACTACTATCGATCGTGAATTAGACATTGCTCGTGAGACTACTCGTGCAGAGGGTAAACCAGAAGATATGGTTGAAAAAATTGCTCAAGGTAAATTAAATAAATTCTATAAAGATTCTACATTATTAAATCAAGAATTCTTTATCGATAACAAAATGACTGTACGCCAGTTTTTACAAGGTGTTGAAAAAGACCTAACGGTTTCTGCCTTAAAGCGTTATTCATTATCGTAAATTATTAATCCCGACTTTTTAGTCGGGATTTTTTTTGATATTTTTTTATTTAAACTTCCCTTGTTCTTAATTGCAGCTTGAACAAGATAAAAAACGAACTATGAAATACAAACGCATACTTTTAAAACTAAGCGGAGAAGCCTTAATGGGAAATAAAGGTTTTGGAATCGATCAAGAACGCTTAATGGAATATGCTCAAGAAATTAAAACGGTTTATAACGCAGGTTGTCAGGTAGCCATTGTAATTGGTGGTGGAAACATCTTCCGCGGAATCCAAGCCGAAAAAGGCGGCATGGATCGTGTACATGGCGATTATATGGGAATGCTAGCTACTGTCATTAATAGTATGGCTATTCAAAGCGCTTTAGAAGGATTAGGAGTGCATACACGTTTACAAAGTGCTATTAAAATGGAACAAATTTGTGAGCCGTACATTCGACGCAAAGCAGTGCGACATTTAGAAAAAGGCCGTGTCGTCATTTTTGGCGCAGGAACAGGAAATCCTTATTTTACAACGGATACAGCTGCCACTTTAAGAGCCATAGAAATTGAAGCCAATGTAATTTTAAAAGGAACGCGTGTTGACGGGATCTACACAGCAGACCCTGAAAAAGATAAAACAGCAACTAAATACGAAACCATTTCTTTTGATGAAGTATACAGTAAAGGTCTTGAAGTTATGGATATGACCGCCTTTACCTTATGTAAAGAAAATAATCTTCCTATTATTGTTTTTGACATGAACAAAAAAGGAAATCTTAAAAATTTAGTTGAAGGAGAAAAAATTGGGACTTTAGTTGAAATGTAGTGTAGTTCCGTAATAACTTTTCCAAAGTTATTCAAAAAAAGCAATTAAACTTTGGAAAAGATCAATGCCGCAGGAGCCCCTGCGGCTTTTTTATTTTATCACCTCTCTCCCCAAAAGTTTGTTCACCCTGCCTTTCAGAGAATCTAAATGTTTTAATTCTTCTAATACCTTTAACGAATCTTCGTATGAAATTGTTTTTAATTCCATTTGTTTCTCATGAATAAAATGGCTCAACTTTCTACTCTTAAAACTAAATAAAGACCGTTGCGCGTCGCGTTTTGCATTATCAATTTCTTTAGGAACTAAAACGCCAAAGTTTTTCCATTTAGGACTGATTTCATATTTATCAATCACATGATTGATAATAAAACTACTAACAATTGGATTCGGCGACCGTAAAAAATGCTCTATGTTTGGTAAATTTTGCTGTTTTAATTGCTCTATGTATTCATCCAAAACCATTTTATATAATGGATTTTCATAAACAATTTCGTCGCGCCACAATTCAAAAATAATAAACTCACCAAGTGTTATTTCTAACTCATGCTCCATGTTTACTTCGTCTTCTGCCTGTGTAGTAATAAGCATATTTCCATACTTAATCAACAAACACAAAAGCTTTTCTTCCTCCGCATCAAAACCATACAACTCCGATTCAGGAGCAGCTTCCATAAAACTTGTATCGTCCAGACTTGCTGGATCAAAAGCTCCTTCTTCACTTGTAGATTGATTTTGTGTGCCAGTTTGTTGCCCTGATGGTCGTTGACTTTGCGACGACGATGATTTACTTCCCTTGCGTCGTATTTTATTTACTTCTAACTGAAGAATAGATTCCTCTATCTCCATGATGTTAGCGCACTCTTTAATGTAAATGCTGCGAATAATATTATCGGGAATAACTGCAATATTTTCCACGATATCTTTTATTACTCCCGCCCTTTTTATGGGGTCGTTCGCAGTTTCTGTTTTTAATTTCTTGGCTTTGAAATATAAAAAATCGTCTGTGCTATTTTTGATGTAATCTTGAAACTCTTGTATAGTTACTTTTCTACTGTAAGAATCCGGATCGTCATTATTTGGAAACTGGAGTAACCTAACATTCATCCCTTCCTCCAATAGTAGCGGAATTGCACGATTACTTGCCTTTTGCCCAGCTTCATCACCATCGTACAAAACAATAATGTTTCGTGTAAAACGATGAATAGATTTAATTTGATCGACCGTTAAAGATGTTCCACTAGATGCTACAACATTTTCTATACCCGCTTGATGCATCGCAATAACATCCATGTAGCCTTCTACCAAATAACAAGCATCGTTATTTTGAATAGCTTTTTTTCCTAACCACAACCCGTACAAAATTTTACTCTTGTTGTAAATTTCTGTCTCGGGACTATTAATGTATTTGGCGGTTTTTT
This region includes:
- a CDS encoding GLPGLI family protein, coding for MMTFKKLFFVLFLFSFIVKFEAQITSAKITYERKTNLYKKFKSKDYVLRWIKEEDKIKIDYFELFITDSCSVFRPQENELKENYSWTTSKNTVYQYPDQNKRYLIKTMWGEELHLTDTLRKREWHVTESTRKIAGYVCRKAIWHVNDSTRIHAWFSYDITPSAGPESFNGLPGTILGIANEDGGIVYFAKKIEILKPEAKLFVPPKKKKIYTVTELIAELTKQYGYEEWFKDNLEMNFGIW
- a CDS encoding TetR/AcrR family transcriptional regulator; this encodes MPKVKQFNKEKVLEVASTIFHQKGYNGTSIDEILKATGLSRSSLYDSFKDKHNLYLQSLEFYKNAEKDGYETVNQKKLNGMQKIEFLFKEVVNHLVAHPNDNGCLMVNAAAEMSKHCEKTAKLICNNKEDMHELFTTWLNEAQTSKVINLSNAPKSYAPFLFNSLCGLKVLSQSGATKTELNNVVKVTLDAIV
- a CDS encoding TatD family hydrolase, with amino-acid sequence MLIDTHTHLYAEEFNSDRKNLINNAISNGVKEFYLPNIDSTSLASMLEVEEQMPECCFAMMGLHPCSVNANYQTELSLVKEWLAKRKFIAVGEIGIDLYWDKTFFEEQKTAFRKQIEWALEYNYPISIHCREAFDPIYDILISYKTRPKAVFHCFSGNLEQANKIIALGGFKLGIGGVITFKNSGLDKVIEQISLEHLVLETDAPYLAPIPFRGKRNEPGYILEVAKKIAAIKDVSMTEVAKITSENAKYIFRNG
- the rplM gene encoding 50S ribosomal protein L13; the encoded protein is MDALSYKTKFANKATANKEWLLVDAENEVVGRLATKVAMLLRGKHKPSYTPHADAGSNVIIINAEKVRFTGKKFTDKEYIRYTGYQGGQRFATPKEVMAKKPQDILSHAIHGMLPKGRLGRTLNTNIRIFVGTEHGHEAQQPKKVDLSKIK
- the rpsI gene encoding 30S ribosomal protein S9 encodes the protein MEVINTSGRRKTSVARAYVTAGTGNIEVNGRDFKEYFKTPTLHYYVTQSLMVSNLREAYDVKVNVAGGGITGQAQAIRLAIAKALVEMNADLKKDLRAAGLITRDPRMVERKKFGQKKARARFQFSKR
- the rpsB gene encoding 30S ribosomal protein S2 → MSARTSFNELLESGAHFGHLKSKWNPAMAPYIYAEKNGIHIIDLNKTVAKIDEAADALKQIARSGRKVLFVATKKQAKDIVAEKVKSVNMPYVTERWPGGMLTNFATIRKSVRRMSQIDKMFADGTFANVSKRERLQFSRERAKLETQFGSVADLTRLPAALFIVDITKEHIAVAEAKRLNIPTFAIVDTNSNPNLVDFAVPANDDASTSIAYIIDLMVNAVKEGLSDRKMDKEANAEENDTKELSATEAEELADGAIIKGAKVEEEEGGAKKPRRRVAAKK
- the tsf gene encoding translation elongation factor Ts codes for the protein MAITAAEVNKLRQQTGAGMMDCKKALEESNGDFEAAVDFLRKKGAKVAANRADRDAKEGVVLAKTSSDNKTGVVISINCETDFVAQNADFIQFAETVANVALTKQPATVEELKSLPYNDQITIAEKFLEQIGKIGEKIDIGYYSVVSAPQVVGYIHPGNRLAVAVGFNKTVTPEIAKNIAMQAAAMAPVAIDKDDVDKTTIDRELDIARETTRAEGKPEDMVEKIAQGKLNKFYKDSTLLNQEFFIDNKMTVRQFLQGVEKDLTVSALKRYSLS
- the pyrH gene encoding UMP kinase → MKYKRILLKLSGEALMGNKGFGIDQERLMEYAQEIKTVYNAGCQVAIVIGGGNIFRGIQAEKGGMDRVHGDYMGMLATVINSMAIQSALEGLGVHTRLQSAIKMEQICEPYIRRKAVRHLEKGRVVIFGAGTGNPYFTTDTAATLRAIEIEANVILKGTRVDGIYTADPEKDKTATKYETISFDEVYSKGLEVMDMTAFTLCKENNLPIIVFDMNKKGNLKNLVEGEKIGTLVEM
- the dnaG gene encoding DNA primase, with the translated sequence MIPRVTVDKILDAALVEEVVGEFITLKKRGTNLLGLCPFHGEKTPSFTVSAVKGIYKCFGCGKAGNSVNFIMDHLQLSYPEALKWLARKYNIEVIEKEITPEEREQQTERESMLIVMQYAQRYFTETMMNTDEGKSIGLGYFKERELRDDIIAKFQLGYSLEERNAFTKAAVKSSYAPKYLAKTGMSIVSNRYVEGKELAEADLFDRYAGRVMFPIQDDGGRVVAFGGRTLSTDKKTAKYINSPETEIYNKSKILYGLWLGKKAIQNNDACYLVEGYMDVIAMHQAGIENVVASSGTSLTVDQIKSIHRFTRNIIVLYDGDEAGQKASNRAIPLLLEEGMNVRLLQFPNNDDPDSYSRKVTIQEFQDYIKNSTDDFLYFKAKKLKTETANDPIKRAGVIKDIVENIAVIPDNIIRSIYIKECANIMEIEESILQLEVNKIRRKGSKSSSSQSQRPSGQQTGTQNQSTSEEGAFDPASLDDTSFMEAAPESELYGFDAEEEKLLCLLIKYGNMLITTQAEDEVNMEHELEITLGEFIIFELWRDEIVYENPLYKMVLDEYIEQLKQQNLPNIEHFLRSPNPIVSSFIINHVIDKYEISPKWKNFGVLVPKEIDNAKRDAQRSLFSFKSRKLSHFIHEKQMELKTISYEDSLKVLEELKHLDSLKGRVNKLLGREVIK